The Rhodospirillaceae bacterium genome includes a region encoding these proteins:
- a CDS encoding RNA methyltransferase: MAGTDRSRRPAKASASGDAAVPVFILIEPQLGENIGMSARAMLNCGLTRLRLVRPRQGWPNEHAVAPSSGADVVLDGVEVFETTEEAIADLELVYATTARTRDMVKPCVTPFEAAEEMAPFIAEGGNCGVLFGRESRGLTNDDTTLADKILSVPLNPAFPSLNLAQAVFVIGYEWFQRTTDINLSGVHIPKDTRPANKQELTNMFEHLEDELEAGGFFHVTEKKPIMVRSIRNVFQRATMTEQEVRTFRGVIKSLANIHRKKG, translated from the coding sequence ATGGCGGGCACTGATCGTAGCCGGCGCCCGGCAAAAGCGAGTGCTAGCGGGGATGCTGCTGTTCCCGTCTTTATCCTCATAGAACCACAACTCGGCGAAAACATCGGCATGTCGGCTCGTGCCATGCTGAACTGCGGCCTCACCCGATTACGATTGGTGCGCCCGCGCCAAGGCTGGCCCAACGAACATGCGGTCGCCCCTTCATCCGGCGCGGATGTTGTTCTGGACGGCGTTGAAGTTTTTGAGACAACCGAAGAGGCTATCGCTGACCTGGAGCTTGTCTACGCTACGACGGCGCGCACCCGGGACATGGTGAAACCCTGTGTAACCCCCTTTGAGGCTGCTGAGGAAATGGCGCCGTTTATAGCCGAAGGCGGGAACTGCGGCGTTCTATTCGGTCGCGAGTCCCGAGGGCTGACTAATGACGACACAACCCTAGCCGACAAAATTCTTTCGGTGCCGCTTAATCCTGCATTTCCATCTTTAAATTTGGCCCAGGCGGTGTTCGTGATCGGTTACGAATGGTTTCAGAGAACCACCGACATAAATCTTTCCGGCGTTCATATACCGAAAGATACGCGCCCCGCTAACAAACAAGAACTCACCAACATGTTCGAACATTTAGAAGATGAATTGGAAGCGGGTGGTTTCTTTCATGTGACCGAGAAAAAACCGATCATGGTGCGCAGTATCCGAAACGTTTTTCAGCGCGCGACTATGACGGAACAGGAGGTGCGAACGTTTCGGGGGGTTATTAAGAGCTTGGCGAACATTCACCGAAAAAAAGGCTAA
- a CDS encoding citramalate synthase, with protein sequence MSDNRVYLFDSTLRDGAQTTGIDLSTADKVAIAQELDRLGIDYIEGGWPGANPTDNAFFEAPPKLATSKLVAFGMTRRAGRSKENDPGLKAMLGAGTRTVCMVGKTWDFHVKAALGIENAENVSMIADSVVESLNEKDEVMFDAEHFFDGYKDNPEFALECLMAAHDAGARWIVLCDTNGGTLPHEITEIVTEVIKHIPGERLGIHCHDDTGNAIANSLAAVKAGVRQIQGTLNGLGERCGNANLIALIPSLVLKMGYETGVSEEGLSQLTHVSHLVDERLNRIPDRSAPYVGESAFAHKAGLHVSAVEKDPRCYEHISPELIGNRRHIVISDQSGRSNLLARFREIGLDIDPKDPKVMRILETVKAQEFEGYSYDGAEASFELLARRVMGEVPEYFRLASFRVIDERRWNAKGDLVTLSEATVKLSADRQTIMAVAEGNGPVNALDAAIRKVLINYYPQLESLRLVDYKVRILTSGDGTGAVTRVMIESADGVGENWSTVGVSANIIDASYNALRDSIVYKLFRDGAKAVAA encoded by the coding sequence GTGAGCGATAATCGGGTTTATTTGTTCGACAGTACGTTGCGTGACGGGGCCCAAACGACGGGCATCGACCTGAGCACGGCGGACAAGGTCGCCATCGCGCAAGAACTCGATCGCTTGGGAATTGATTATATTGAGGGCGGTTGGCCGGGCGCCAACCCAACCGACAATGCGTTCTTTGAAGCCCCGCCTAAGCTAGCAACTTCCAAGCTGGTGGCCTTCGGCATGACCCGCCGCGCCGGACGTAGCAAGGAAAATGACCCGGGCCTGAAGGCCATGTTGGGGGCAGGAACCCGAACCGTCTGCATGGTTGGGAAGACCTGGGACTTCCATGTGAAGGCGGCGCTTGGAATTGAGAACGCCGAGAACGTCTCCATGATTGCGGACAGCGTGGTCGAATCCCTGAACGAGAAAGATGAAGTTATGTTCGATGCAGAGCATTTCTTTGACGGTTATAAGGACAATCCGGAGTTCGCGCTTGAATGCCTTATGGCGGCGCATGATGCTGGGGCGCGATGGATCGTTCTATGCGACACCAACGGTGGCACCCTGCCTCATGAAATCACGGAAATCGTCACGGAGGTTATTAAGCATATTCCCGGCGAACGGCTTGGCATTCATTGCCATGATGATACCGGCAACGCCATCGCCAACAGCTTGGCCGCGGTCAAGGCAGGTGTGCGCCAAATTCAGGGAACCCTGAATGGATTAGGCGAACGCTGCGGCAATGCGAACCTGATTGCTCTCATACCGTCCTTGGTCTTGAAGATGGGATATGAAACGGGCGTGAGCGAGGAGGGTCTATCGCAACTGACACATGTTAGTCATTTGGTGGATGAACGTCTGAACCGGATTCCGGACCGTAGCGCGCCGTATGTCGGTGAATCAGCCTTTGCGCACAAAGCGGGCTTGCATGTCTCGGCGGTGGAGAAAGACCCACGTTGTTACGAACATATTAGCCCGGAATTAATTGGCAACCGCCGCCACATCGTCATTTCGGATCAGTCAGGCCGGTCAAATTTATTGGCTCGGTTTCGTGAAATTGGGCTGGATATTGATCCCAAAGATCCCAAGGTCATGCGTATTCTTGAAACCGTGAAGGCGCAGGAATTTGAAGGTTATTCTTACGATGGTGCTGAAGCCAGCTTCGAGCTTCTGGCCCGTCGGGTTATGGGTGAGGTCCCGGAATATTTTCGTCTCGCCAGTTTTCGGGTGATTGATGAGCGGCGCTGGAACGCCAAGGGTGACCTTGTCACCCTGTCCGAGGCTACGGTTAAACTGTCGGCTGATCGTCAAACAATTATGGCGGTGGCAGAAGGCAATGGACCCGTTAATGCGCTTGATGCAGCTATTCGCAAGGTGTTGATCAACTACTACCCACAGCTGGAATCACTCCGTCTCGTTGATTACAAGGTACGCATTCTGACGTCAGGTGACGGCACGGGCGCTGTGACCCGGGTGATGATCGAATCAGCCGATGGGGTTGGCGAAAATTGGTCCACGGTCGGTGTTTCTGCCAATATTATTGACGCGTCTTACAATGCGCTTCGGGACAGTATTGTTTATAAGCTGTTTCGCGATGGTGCTAAGGCTGTCGCCGCCTAA